From the Solanum stenotomum isolate F172 chromosome 4, ASM1918654v1, whole genome shotgun sequence genome, one window contains:
- the LOC125861626 gene encoding acetyl-CoA-benzylalcohol acetyltransferase-like, protein MEIGFVNENDYIKVEILCTKLIKPSSPTLSHNQCYKLSFFDQIAEREHIPIVLFYPCNNFNSPTIDERLEESLSKLLTHVYPPAGRYDKDECLILCLDQGVSYTKAKVNCKLDNFLEKAHKDLSLAALFWPHENKNVDQNNFMVSPIVTIQVTKFECGGLALSFSASHPVIDGFTCLNFLFGWGKVCRLGTPIDKINFLSFNLGNIFPTRDISGLFKSTHVENREENIVVKRFVVHEGALSRLRKQCIDESGGALNFQPSRVEIITAILWRALIRISAARNGYFRSSLMDLPLNLRSKSSLQDIDFGLGKPSLVYFGLKDMEIFWLYDTDCHTEVGVQLDLKKSCMQLFECDNDIKALMFIRDAKL, encoded by the coding sequence TGCACAAAGCTCATAAAGCCATCTTCACCTACTCTCTCTCACAATCAATGTTACAAGCTCTCTTTCTTTGATCAAATAGCTGAGAGAGAACACATTCCTATTGTTCTTTTCTATCCTTGTAATAATTTCAATAGCCCCACTATCGATGAACGACTTGAGGAATCCCTTTCTAAGCTATTAACTCATGTTTATCCACCAGCAGGAAGGTACGATAAAGATGAATGTTTGATTCTTTGCCTTGATCAAGGTGTTTCCTACACTAAGGCCAAGGTCAATTGTAAGTTGGATAATTTCTTAGAGAAAGCACACAAGGATCTTAGTCTTGCAGCTTTATTTTGGCCACATGAAAACAAGAATGtggatcaaaataattttatggtATCACCAATTGTCACCATTCAAGTAACAAAATTTGAATGTGGTGGCCTAGCTTTATCATTCAGTGCTTCACACCCTGTAATTGATGGTTTCACATGTTTGAATTTTCTGTTTGGATGGGGAAAAGTGTGTAGATTGGGAACTCCCATTGATAAGATTAATTTTCTAAGCTTCAATTTAGGTAATATTTTCCCAACCAGAGATATATCAGGTCTTTTCAAGTCAACCcatgtagaaaatagagaagaaaatattgttgttaaGAGATTTGTCGTCCATGAAGGTGCTCTATCAAGGCTCAGAAAACAATGCATTGATGAATCAGGTGGAGCTTTGAATTTTCAACCTTCAAGGGTTGAAATTATCACAGCAATCCTATGGAGGGCTTTAATCCGCATTTCAGCAGCTAGAAATGGATATTTTAGGTCTTCTCTAATGGACTTACCATTGAATTTGCGCTCTAAATCATCTTTGCAGGATATTGATTTTGGTTTGGGAAAACCATCTTTAGTATATTTTGGTTTGAAAGATATGGAAATATTTTGGTTATATGATACAGATTGTCACACTGAAGTTGGTGTGCAATTGGACTTGAAGAAAAGTTGCATGCAATTATTTGAGTGTGACAATGATATCAAAGCTCTCATGTTTATACGTGATGCAAAACTTtga